A genome region from Thalassotalea euphylliae includes the following:
- the bamB gene encoding outer membrane protein assembly factor BamB — translation MIKKIVNVRLLSAIALATTLASCSSTDDEDEAIKIAELTDINEQFEVDVAWEKGIGDGVDDYFSRIKPAYGYNKVFSISREGDAYAIDANSGDQVWHIDLSDVNKERGFFDSREPALLAGGPVTGVNKVFIGSENGQIFALDAETGELAWQGKVKGEVIARPALDSGILVVNTASGVLKAFNANTGEDLWQVDLDVPPLTLRGISAPTAAAGGVLVGTSAGELSVFMLEKGQQGWTVPVGEATGSTELERVIDVDSQPLVFGDKVYAISSRGNLVAIDIRNGRILWKRQYSSYRQLAIKGNTLFLTNLKGHVYAVDRVNGLERWSNLALTNRSVTGPVVVGDYLAVGDFEGYLHFLDQETGEFVARHKVDGSGIYATPTVAEGTIYVQARDGSLQAVKLP, via the coding sequence ATGATAAAAAAAATAGTAAACGTACGATTATTATCAGCCATTGCGCTGGCAACAACACTAGCATCGTGTTCATCAACTGACGATGAAGACGAAGCAATAAAAATTGCTGAATTGACTGATATCAATGAGCAATTTGAAGTGGATGTTGCTTGGGAAAAGGGCATTGGCGATGGCGTTGACGACTACTTCTCACGTATTAAACCTGCTTACGGCTACAACAAAGTATTTAGCATCAGCCGAGAGGGTGATGCTTACGCGATTGACGCCAACAGTGGCGATCAAGTTTGGCATATTGATCTAAGCGATGTGAACAAAGAACGCGGCTTTTTCGACAGTCGTGAACCAGCACTACTAGCCGGTGGACCAGTAACGGGCGTTAATAAAGTCTTTATTGGTAGTGAGAACGGTCAAATATTTGCACTTGACGCTGAAACGGGTGAATTAGCTTGGCAAGGCAAAGTAAAAGGCGAAGTAATTGCTCGCCCAGCATTAGACTCTGGTATTCTCGTGGTCAATACTGCATCGGGGGTGTTAAAAGCGTTTAATGCCAATACCGGTGAAGACCTATGGCAGGTAGACCTTGATGTACCGCCATTAACATTACGTGGTATTAGTGCCCCAACGGCCGCTGCAGGCGGTGTATTAGTGGGTACATCAGCAGGTGAATTGTCGGTATTTATGCTGGAAAAAGGCCAACAAGGTTGGACTGTACCTGTAGGTGAAGCAACCGGTTCAACTGAGCTTGAACGTGTTATTGACGTTGACAGTCAACCACTGGTATTTGGTGATAAGGTTTATGCAATTTCATCGCGCGGTAACTTAGTGGCTATCGATATTCGCAATGGTCGAATTTTGTGGAAGCGTCAGTATTCTTCATATCGCCAGTTAGCCATCAAGGGTAACACCTTGTTTTTAACCAACTTAAAAGGTCATGTTTACGCAGTTGACCGCGTGAATGGTTTAGAGCGCTGGAGTAACTTAGCGTTAACTAATCGCAGTGTGACAGGCCCTGTTGTCGTCGGTGACTACTTAGCGGTTGGTGATTTTGAAGGTTATTTGCATTTCCTTGACCAAGAAACCGGTGAGTTCGTTGCCCGTCACAAGGTAGATGGCAGTGGCATTTATGCAACGCCAACGGTTGCGGAAGGCACTATCTATGTGCAAGCGCGCGATGGTTCACTGCAAGCAGTTAAGCTCCCCTAA
- a CDS encoding YfgM family protein — protein sequence METFETEEQQVEAIKKFWHEYGNYLIGGLVVGLSGFVGFNFYKDSKLEGEMAVASKYQAVIDSQTADHEAFKANAEQFIQNNADSSYASLTALSLAKDAAEHQDWEKAATHLQQAIDKASNAGIKSIATVRLARVQIQLEQFDKALATVGGEQSEAFKAAIEEIKGDAYLKQGKVELARNAYQAAIDADGLATNPSLQLKIDDLAQATNLTQLPN from the coding sequence GTGGAAACATTTGAAACAGAAGAACAACAAGTCGAAGCGATCAAAAAGTTTTGGCACGAATACGGCAACTACCTTATTGGCGGCTTAGTTGTTGGTTTATCAGGATTTGTTGGTTTTAACTTCTATAAAGACAGCAAGCTAGAAGGCGAAATGGCTGTTGCTTCTAAGTATCAAGCCGTTATTGACAGCCAAACAGCGGATCACGAAGCGTTTAAAGCAAACGCAGAGCAATTTATTCAAAACAATGCAGACTCAAGTTATGCGTCGCTCACAGCGCTGAGCCTAGCTAAAGATGCGGCCGAGCATCAAGACTGGGAAAAAGCAGCGACACATTTACAACAAGCGATTGATAAAGCGAGCAATGCTGGCATCAAGTCAATTGCGACAGTGCGTTTGGCACGTGTACAAATTCAGCTTGAACAATTCGACAAAGCGTTAGCGACTGTTGGTGGCGAACAATCAGAAGCATTTAAGGCTGCGATTGAAGAAATCAAAGGTGATGCTTACCTTAAACAAGGTAAAGTTGAGCTTGCGCGCAACGCTTACCAAGCAGCAATTGATGCCGATGGTTTAGCGACTAATCCAAGCTTACAGCTGAAAATTGATGATTTAGCACAGGCAACTAACCTAACTCAATTGCCTAACTAA
- the hisS gene encoding histidine--tRNA ligase: protein MSKAIQAIRGMNDCLPSETKVWQMVEDTLRRVAGNYGFAEIRMPIVESTALFKRSIGEVTDIVEKEMYTFDDRNGDSLTLRPEGTASCVRAGNQHGLLYNQEQRLWYMGPMFRHERPQKGRYRQFHQFGIEAFGIATPDIDAEIIMLSARLWKELGIAEHVTLELNSLGSNEERAAYRDALVEYLTKREDKLDEDSKRRMHSNPLRVLDSKNPDVQAALADAPKLSDYFGEETQAHFAQLTAYLDNAGIKYELNERLVRGLDYYNRTVFEWVTSSLGAQGTVCAGGRYDGLVEQLGGKGTPGVGFALGIERLVLMLTSLEKLNNIRPQVEAYVIALGEGADLTAMQLAEQWRDEVSGIRIQNHCGGGNMKKQMKRADKSGAHIALILGEDEIANGQVTVKYLRGQHEQQQIDLAQVAGLLASIM from the coding sequence GTGAGTAAAGCGATTCAAGCAATTCGTGGTATGAATGACTGTTTGCCGTCAGAAACTAAAGTGTGGCAAATGGTAGAAGACACCCTGCGCAGGGTAGCTGGCAATTATGGTTTTGCCGAAATTCGTATGCCGATCGTTGAATCTACCGCTTTGTTCAAGCGTTCTATCGGTGAAGTAACCGATATTGTCGAAAAAGAAATGTACACATTCGACGATCGCAATGGTGACAGCTTAACACTTCGTCCAGAGGGCACAGCAAGCTGTGTGCGAGCTGGTAATCAACACGGTTTATTGTACAACCAAGAACAACGCCTATGGTACATGGGGCCAATGTTCCGCCATGAACGTCCACAAAAAGGGCGCTATCGTCAATTCCACCAGTTTGGTATTGAAGCATTTGGTATTGCAACACCGGACATTGACGCCGAAATTATAATGCTTTCTGCGCGCCTTTGGAAAGAACTAGGTATTGCTGAACACGTTACGCTAGAGCTTAACTCATTAGGTTCAAACGAAGAGCGTGCCGCTTATCGCGATGCACTGGTCGAGTACTTAACCAAGCGTGAAGACAAGCTCGATGAAGACAGCAAGCGTCGTATGCACTCTAATCCACTGCGCGTGCTTGATAGCAAAAACCCAGATGTGCAAGCGGCTTTAGCAGACGCGCCAAAGTTAAGCGATTACTTCGGTGAAGAAACTCAAGCGCACTTTGCTCAACTAACCGCCTATTTAGATAACGCGGGTATCAAGTATGAACTTAACGAACGTTTAGTTCGTGGCTTAGATTACTACAACCGTACGGTATTTGAGTGGGTAACTTCTAGCCTTGGCGCACAAGGTACTGTTTGTGCTGGCGGTCGTTATGATGGTTTGGTTGAGCAGCTTGGCGGAAAAGGTACTCCGGGTGTTGGTTTTGCGCTTGGTATTGAGCGTTTAGTGTTAATGCTGACCAGCTTAGAAAAACTAAATAACATTCGCCCACAAGTAGAAGCCTATGTGATTGCATTGGGTGAAGGTGCCGACTTAACTGCGATGCAGCTTGCTGAGCAGTGGCGTGATGAAGTGTCGGGTATTCGTATTCAAAACCACTGTGGCGGTGGCAATATGAAGAAACAAATGAAACGCGCGGATAAATCAGGTGCGCATATTGCGCTTATTTTAGGTGAAGATGAAATTGCCAACGGGCAGGTAACGGTCAAGTATCTGCGAGGTCAACACGAACAACAACAAATCGACTTAGCGCAAGTCGCAGGTCTGTTAGCAAGTATTATGTAA
- the ispG gene encoding flavodoxin-dependent (E)-4-hydroxy-3-methylbut-2-enyl-diphosphate synthase: MFNESPIVRRKSRQIMVGNVPVGGDAPISVQSMTNTLTTDVAATVAQIKSLEAVGADIVRVSVPTMDAAEAFKEIKKQVSVPLVTDIHFDYRIALKVAEYGADCLRINPGNIGKEDRIKAVVESARDKGIPIRIGVNGGSLEKDLQEKYGEPTPEALLESAMRHVDILDRMNFHDFKVSVKASDVFLAVGAYRLLAAQIDNPLHLGITEAGGFRSGSVKSAIGLGMLLSEGIGDTLRVSLAADPVEEIKVGFDILKSLKIRSRGINFIACPSCSRQEFDVIGTVNALEERLEDIVTPMDVSIIGCIVNGPGEATVSDLGLTGSSRKSGFYLDGTRQKERIDNNDIVDQLEQKIRAKAKLMDENSKIAVKQLEDE; encoded by the coding sequence ATGTTTAATGAATCTCCGATAGTCAGACGCAAATCGCGCCAAATTATGGTGGGCAATGTCCCAGTAGGTGGTGATGCACCCATTAGCGTGCAGTCGATGACGAACACCTTAACCACTGATGTTGCTGCTACCGTCGCACAAATCAAATCGCTTGAAGCGGTTGGTGCTGATATTGTCCGCGTTAGTGTCCCGACCATGGATGCCGCCGAAGCGTTTAAAGAAATTAAAAAGCAAGTGTCAGTGCCGTTAGTCACCGACATTCACTTTGATTACCGTATTGCCCTGAAAGTTGCTGAGTATGGCGCCGATTGTTTGCGTATTAACCCAGGTAATATTGGCAAAGAAGATCGCATTAAAGCGGTAGTTGAGTCTGCGCGTGATAAAGGTATTCCGATTCGCATTGGCGTTAATGGCGGTTCATTAGAAAAAGACTTGCAAGAAAAATACGGTGAGCCAACACCAGAAGCGTTATTAGAGTCGGCGATGCGTCATGTAGATATTCTTGATCGCATGAACTTCCATGACTTTAAAGTTAGTGTGAAAGCATCAGATGTATTTTTAGCCGTTGGGGCATACCGATTGTTAGCGGCGCAAATTGACAATCCATTACACCTTGGTATTACCGAAGCAGGTGGCTTCCGCTCGGGGTCAGTTAAATCTGCTATTGGTTTAGGCATGCTGCTCAGTGAAGGCATTGGTGATACGTTACGAGTTTCGCTTGCGGCCGATCCGGTTGAAGAAATTAAAGTCGGCTTCGATATTTTAAAATCCCTAAAAATTCGTAGTCGTGGCATTAACTTTATTGCTTGCCCGAGCTGCTCACGCCAGGAATTTGATGTAATTGGTACAGTCAATGCGCTGGAAGAGCGTTTAGAAGACATAGTAACACCAATGGATGTTTCTATTATCGGCTGTATTGTTAATGGCCCAGGTGAAGCAACTGTTTCTGACTTAGGTTTGACCGGCAGTAGCCGCAAAAGTGGTTTCTACTTAGATGGTACCCGCCAAAAAGAACGCATCGACAACAACGATATTGTTGATCAACTTGAGCAAAAGATCCGTGCAAAAGCGAAGTTGATGGACGAAAACAGCAAGATCGCCGTTAAGCAATTAGAAGACGAATAA
- a CDS encoding RodZ domain-containing protein yields the protein MSNTSTELSEDIEVIGPGQMLAEARVAMGLSQQQVAEQLNFRPALVNEIEQEIFDSKLPDTFNRGYLKNYAKLVGVDEQDVLASYEMLGVAAKQRTELQSFSKITEKEAQHSRLMWISYLILAALIASTVLYYLQDASNNALTIEPQPNNGESLSAQNTNQAASLTADNQNLESTTSEPAASNKQVASNIAEPVNEELASEPSLTSSQAAAQPTVQSKPIELAQANADLAQAPIAEPVKVVFSFAGDCWVNIYDGAGERIAWGIKKAGYVMELNGLTPFKVTVGKPELVAIDFNGESIDMSKYNVGNIAKFTLPESS from the coding sequence ATGAGTAATACATCAACTGAATTATCAGAAGATATTGAAGTAATTGGCCCTGGTCAGATGCTAGCAGAGGCTAGAGTTGCAATGGGCCTGAGCCAGCAACAAGTGGCGGAACAGCTTAATTTCCGCCCTGCATTGGTAAACGAAATAGAGCAAGAAATCTTTGACAGTAAACTGCCGGATACCTTTAACCGTGGGTATTTGAAAAACTACGCTAAATTAGTGGGTGTAGACGAGCAAGATGTGCTGGCAAGTTACGAGATGCTAGGTGTTGCAGCCAAGCAGCGCACTGAGTTACAAAGCTTTTCCAAAATTACCGAGAAAGAAGCACAACACAGCCGATTAATGTGGATTAGCTACCTTATTTTGGCGGCATTAATCGCTTCTACCGTGCTGTATTATTTACAAGATGCCAGTAACAATGCGCTTACTATAGAGCCGCAACCTAACAATGGTGAGTCATTAAGTGCTCAAAACACTAATCAAGCTGCAAGTTTAACTGCCGACAATCAAAACCTTGAATCAACAACATCAGAACCAGCAGCTTCGAACAAGCAGGTAGCGTCAAATATTGCAGAGCCAGTAAATGAAGAGCTTGCGTCAGAACCCTCATTAACCTCATCGCAAGCAGCCGCTCAACCAACAGTGCAATCAAAGCCTATTGAGCTAGCGCAAGCTAACGCTGACCTCGCACAAGCGCCGATAGCAGAGCCTGTTAAGGTAGTTTTCTCGTTTGCAGGTGACTGCTGGGTTAACATTTATGACGGTGCAGGTGAGCGTATTGCATGGGGCATTAAAAAAGCGGGTTATGTCATGGAACTTAACGGTCTTACCCCTTTCAAAGTAACCGTTGGTAAACCTGAATTAGTTGCTATTGATTTTAATGGTGAGTCTATCGACATGAGCAAGTATAATGTCGGCAATATTGCAAAATTTACCTTACCCGAATCTTCTTAG
- the pilW gene encoding type IV pilus biogenesis/stability protein PilW has product MSNQQALKPLAGFIYSWSKIFSVWLLVLGWYSIVHLMLAKYLASNSKITITIKHAMQNMDKAFKLLALSAALSFLSGCVTQNYENSKTPVVQNESSNTEIAMTRISLGLGYLKMGNTTQAKLNLEKAKRFSPNLVQVYTAFAHYYETVGEDELTNASYEKALSLKPDDADTLNNYGVFLCRKERLAEAEQQFLKAIAVPSYLLVSKSYENLALCQLKALNFEKAETYLNKAIDHNPANASILYQMMRLQYAKGQYHQALAYAKRYEKATRRFTPDSLSLSYKIYEALGNQRIAKNYGTMLVKMFPESWHARQYLLNELDQIEADELAEQYRLLALAGNTSSTSNKTNSLLSGGLPDNASPDPAKTVVKKVKVLKPNNKPPVAIKRSKTAVVENTGTVASATTATSATVNFVATNTNKPKKTIVLKAPKPEAKSKVPSDASVQAKELSASAEVINDKNQSVEQPVPQDDSIELAITASETLVSEPEKIAPKKTVLTQTELTELAEHKVSESTATDIQEIADEEITADTDVVAEIEDRKQVLEQDAEQAVEEVAEPLTEPVYLTLADLPQHKIMKGENLFTISKRYNIYLSALRRWNKLDEDSLIKIGDIIYLADPESVQAEQEQ; this is encoded by the coding sequence GTGAGCAACCAGCAAGCGCTTAAGCCCCTTGCTGGTTTTATTTATAGTTGGTCAAAAATATTTAGTGTTTGGCTGCTAGTGCTAGGCTGGTATAGTATTGTTCATTTGATGCTGGCTAAGTACCTTGCCAGTAATTCCAAGATAACAATAACGATCAAGCATGCTATGCAAAATATGGATAAAGCGTTTAAACTTCTTGCCCTGAGCGCAGCCCTTAGTTTTTTATCTGGCTGTGTCACGCAAAACTATGAAAACTCCAAAACGCCTGTTGTTCAGAATGAATCGAGCAATACGGAAATTGCGATGACTCGCATCTCACTTGGCTTAGGTTACTTAAAAATGGGTAACACGACACAAGCTAAGTTAAATCTTGAAAAAGCAAAACGATTTTCACCAAACCTAGTACAGGTTTATACCGCATTCGCCCACTATTACGAAACTGTCGGCGAAGACGAGTTGACCAATGCTTCATATGAAAAAGCCTTATCGCTAAAACCCGATGATGCCGATACGCTCAACAACTACGGCGTTTTTCTTTGCCGCAAGGAGCGCTTGGCAGAAGCAGAGCAACAGTTTTTAAAAGCAATTGCAGTACCGAGCTATTTGCTGGTATCAAAAAGCTATGAAAACTTGGCGTTATGTCAGCTAAAAGCACTAAATTTTGAAAAAGCAGAAACTTATCTGAATAAAGCGATTGACCATAACCCTGCCAATGCTTCAATTTTATACCAAATGATGCGGCTGCAATATGCGAAAGGGCAGTACCATCAAGCCTTGGCTTATGCCAAACGATATGAAAAAGCCACTCGACGTTTTACGCCAGATTCATTGTCACTGAGCTATAAGATTTATGAAGCGCTCGGCAATCAGCGAATCGCGAAAAATTACGGCACTATGCTGGTTAAAATGTTTCCCGAGTCATGGCATGCACGGCAATATTTGCTCAACGAGCTAGATCAGATAGAAGCAGATGAATTGGCCGAGCAATACAGATTGTTGGCATTAGCTGGCAATACGTCGTCAACTAGCAATAAGACAAACAGTTTATTGTCCGGTGGTTTGCCAGACAACGCTTCCCCTGACCCTGCAAAAACTGTCGTGAAGAAAGTTAAAGTATTAAAACCTAACAATAAGCCGCCTGTTGCAATAAAACGAAGCAAGACAGCTGTGGTGGAAAATACAGGTACAGTAGCTAGTGCCACAACTGCAACTTCCGCTACAGTAAATTTCGTTGCGACAAATACGAATAAGCCTAAAAAAACCATCGTATTAAAAGCGCCAAAGCCTGAAGCAAAGTCCAAAGTGCCATCTGATGCATCTGTGCAAGCAAAGGAACTATCTGCGTCAGCTGAGGTCATTAATGATAAGAATCAGTCAGTTGAACAACCAGTGCCGCAAGATGACAGTATCGAGCTAGCGATTACAGCCAGCGAAACATTGGTAAGTGAACCCGAAAAAATTGCACCCAAAAAAACAGTACTAACGCAAACTGAGTTAACAGAGCTAGCTGAGCATAAAGTCTCAGAAAGCACAGCAACCGATATACAGGAAATCGCAGACGAAGAGATCACTGCTGATACAGATGTCGTTGCAGAAATAGAAGATAGAAAGCAAGTATTGGAACAGGATGCAGAACAAGCAGTTGAGGAGGTAGCTGAGCCTTTAACAGAGCCAGTTTATTTAACGCTTGCTGATTTACCTCAACATAAAATAATGAAAGGTGAGAATTTATTCACTATTTCGAAGCGCTATAACATTTATTTAAGCGCTTTACGCAGATGGAACAAACTAGACGAAGATTCGCTGATAAAGATCGGCGACATTATTTATTTGGCTGATCCTGAAAGTGTGCAAGCCGAACAAGAGCAATAA
- a CDS encoding bifunctional tRNA (adenosine(37)-C2)-methyltransferase TrmG/ribosomal RNA large subunit methyltransferase RlmN, producing MSEVVQVAEQTVSKVNLLNFDHQGLRQYFESIGEKPFRADQIMKWMYHFGYDDFEKMTNLNKKLRDKLARNCEIIAPEISQKQVSNDGTIKYALKLESGQEVETVWIPENNRATLCVSSQVGCALECSFCSTAQQGFNRNLSMAEIIGQVWRVANDIGATRIAGTRPITNIVMMGMGEPLLNMKNLIPALDTMLNDLGYGLSKRRVTVSTSGVVPALDMLKEKIDCALAISVHAPTNQLRDELVPINKKYPLEDFLAASRRYIDGSKAQKAVTVEYVMIDHVNDSTEQAHELAHALKDTPSKINLIPFNPYPGSPYKRSSNSRIDRFDKVLQSYGFTVITRRTRGDDIDAACGQLAGDVLDRTKRTAAIAAKRGDSASEIEVKVV from the coding sequence ATGTCTGAAGTGGTACAAGTGGCTGAGCAAACAGTCTCAAAAGTCAATCTACTAAATTTTGATCATCAAGGTTTACGCCAATACTTTGAGTCAATCGGTGAAAAGCCGTTTCGCGCTGATCAAATCATGAAGTGGATGTATCACTTTGGTTATGATGATTTCGAAAAAATGACCAACTTGAACAAGAAGTTACGTGATAAATTAGCGCGTAACTGCGAAATTATTGCACCTGAAATTTCGCAAAAGCAAGTGTCTAACGACGGCACGATTAAGTACGCGTTAAAGCTGGAAAGTGGCCAAGAAGTGGAAACGGTTTGGATCCCTGAGAACAACCGTGCAACTTTATGTGTTTCGTCACAAGTGGGTTGCGCACTGGAATGTAGCTTCTGTTCAACCGCGCAACAAGGTTTTAACCGTAACTTATCGATGGCAGAAATTATTGGTCAGGTTTGGCGTGTGGCTAACGATATTGGCGCAACGCGTATTGCAGGCACACGTCCGATCACTAACATTGTGATGATGGGTATGGGTGAGCCGCTGCTTAACATGAAAAACCTAATTCCGGCATTAGATACTATGTTGAATGATTTAGGTTATGGCTTATCAAAGCGTCGTGTTACGGTCAGTACTTCAGGTGTGGTGCCTGCGCTTGATATGTTGAAAGAAAAAATTGACTGCGCGTTGGCGATTTCTGTGCACGCGCCAACCAATCAGCTGCGTGATGAGCTAGTGCCAATCAACAAAAAATATCCGTTAGAAGATTTCTTGGCGGCATCACGTCGTTATATCGATGGTTCAAAAGCGCAAAAGGCGGTGACGGTTGAGTATGTGATGATAGATCACGTCAACGACAGCACTGAGCAAGCCCATGAACTGGCGCACGCATTAAAAGATACGCCGAGTAAAATTAACCTTATTCCGTTTAATCCTTACCCTGGCTCTCCTTACAAGCGTTCAAGCAATTCACGTATTGACCGCTTCGACAAAGTACTGCAATCGTATGGCTTTACTGTGATCACGCGTCGTACCCGTGGTGATGATATTGATGCGGCTTGTGGCCAATTAGCTGGTGACGTGCTTGACCGCACTAAACGTACCGCGGCAATCGCTGCAAAGCGTGGTGACTCAGCAAGTGAAATTGAGGTTAAAGTCGTTTAA
- the ndk gene encoding nucleoside-diphosphate kinase yields the protein MAIERTFSIVKPDAVAKNVIGQIYNRFETAGLTIIASKMVHLSKEQAEGFYAEHSERPFFGALVEFMTSGPVMVQVLEGEGAVLKNREIMGATNPAEALAGTLRADYANSIDENAVHGSDALESAAREIAYFFTDEEICPRTR from the coding sequence ATGGCTATCGAACGTACTTTTTCTATCGTTAAACCAGATGCAGTTGCTAAAAACGTTATCGGTCAAATCTACAACCGTTTCGAAACTGCTGGTTTAACTATCATCGCTTCAAAAATGGTTCACTTATCTAAAGAACAAGCTGAAGGTTTCTACGCTGAGCACAGCGAGCGTCCTTTCTTCGGTGCTTTAGTTGAATTCATGACTTCTGGCCCAGTAATGGTTCAAGTTTTAGAAGGCGAAGGTGCAGTACTTAAAAACCGTGAAATCATGGGTGCAACTAACCCAGCTGAAGCATTAGCGGGTACATTACGTGCTGACTACGCAAACTCTATCGACGAGAACGCAGTTCACGGTTCAGACGCTTTAGAATCAGCAGCTCGTGAAATTGCTTACTTCTTCACCGACGAAGAAATTTGCCCACGCACTCGCTAA
- a CDS encoding NAD-dependent malic enzyme, with amino-acid sequence MTEAKKRPLYLPYAGPHLLETPLLNKGSAFSKEERAMFNLTGLIPPSYETIEEQVERCYQQFSSFQTNLNKHIYLRNIQDKNETLYYRLVEENLEEMMPIIYTPTVGDACERFSDIYRSNRGLFIAYEERDQLDDILRNATKNKVKVIVVTDGERILGLGDQGIGGMGIPIGKLALYTACGGISPAYCLPITLDVGTNNEKLLNDPMYMGSRHPRISQDEYNEFVDMFIQAVKRRWPNVMLQFEDFAQPNAMPLLEKYKDEICCFNDDIQGTASVTVGTLLAACRTKGVKLADQKVVFVGAGSAGCGIAEQIISQMVSEGASAEQARSQIFMVDRFGLLTEGMTGLRDFQQKLVQSTGVLSDWQVAGEYASLLEVMEGAKPDVLIGVSGQAGLFTEEVIKAMHSHCPQPIIFPLSNPSRQVEATPEQVITWTQGQAIVATGSPFKPVEYQGELFPIAQCNNSYIFPGLGLAVVAAKISRITDEMLMVASETLAQASPLANTGQGELLPPITEISALSKRIAVAVAKVAYAQDLALALSDEQLSAKIEANFWQPEYRQYRRTSI; translated from the coding sequence ATGACAGAAGCCAAAAAACGCCCATTGTATCTTCCTTATGCTGGCCCGCACTTGCTTGAAACTCCGCTACTGAACAAAGGTAGTGCGTTTAGCAAAGAAGAGCGTGCGATGTTTAATTTAACCGGATTAATTCCACCAAGTTACGAAACGATTGAAGAGCAGGTTGAGCGCTGCTACCAGCAATTTAGTAGCTTTCAAACAAACCTAAATAAGCATATCTACTTACGTAATATTCAAGACAAAAATGAAACCTTGTATTACCGACTTGTGGAAGAAAATTTAGAGGAAATGATGCCAATCATCTATACGCCAACGGTAGGTGATGCATGTGAGCGTTTTTCTGATATTTATCGCAGTAACCGTGGTTTATTCATCGCTTATGAAGAGCGTGACCAACTTGATGATATTTTACGTAATGCCACTAAAAATAAAGTCAAAGTGATTGTTGTTACTGACGGTGAGCGCATTTTAGGCTTAGGCGACCAAGGTATTGGTGGTATGGGTATTCCAATTGGTAAGTTAGCGCTATATACCGCTTGTGGTGGCATTAGCCCAGCGTACTGTCTGCCAATTACGCTCGATGTTGGTACCAATAATGAAAAGCTGTTAAACGATCCTATGTATATGGGCTCACGACATCCTCGTATTAGCCAAGATGAGTACAACGAATTTGTTGATATGTTTATTCAAGCGGTGAAGCGCCGCTGGCCAAATGTGATGTTGCAGTTTGAAGATTTTGCACAGCCTAATGCAATGCCGCTATTAGAAAAATACAAAGACGAAATTTGCTGCTTTAATGATGATATTCAAGGCACGGCATCGGTAACGGTTGGCACATTATTAGCGGCCTGTCGTACCAAAGGGGTTAAGCTTGCTGATCAAAAGGTTGTCTTTGTTGGCGCGGGCTCTGCGGGTTGTGGTATTGCTGAGCAAATAATTAGCCAAATGGTCAGTGAGGGTGCATCAGCTGAGCAAGCTCGTTCACAGATCTTTATGGTCGATCGCTTTGGCTTATTAACGGAAGGCATGACTGGCCTGCGAGACTTCCAGCAAAAGCTAGTGCAGTCAACAGGTGTACTAAGTGATTGGCAAGTGGCGGGCGAATACGCCAGTTTGCTAGAAGTGATGGAAGGCGCAAAGCCAGATGTATTAATTGGTGTTTCTGGGCAAGCAGGATTGTTTACTGAAGAAGTGATCAAAGCTATGCACAGCCATTGCCCTCAGCCAATCATTTTCCCATTAAGTAATCCTTCACGCCAAGTAGAGGCAACACCAGAGCAAGTGATCACTTGGACACAAGGCCAAGCGATTGTCGCAACCGGTAGCCCATTTAAACCGGTTGAATATCAAGGTGAATTGTTCCCAATTGCCCAATGTAATAACAGCTACATTTTCCCGGGGTTGGGCTTGGCAGTTGTCGCCGCCAAAATCAGCCGCATTACTGATGAAATGTTGATGGTTGCGAGTGAAACATTGGCACAAGCGTCGCCACTGGCTAATACTGGACAAGGGGAACTATTGCCGCCAATTACGGAAATTTCAGCATTAAGTAAGCGTATTGCCGTTGCTGTCGCGAAAGTCGCCTATGCGCAAGACTTAGCGTTAGCGCTTTCTGACGAACAATTAAGTGCAAAAATTGAAGCGAATTTCTGGCAGCCAGAATATCGCCAATATCGCCGTACCAGCATTTAA
- the iscX gene encoding Fe-S cluster assembly protein IscX, producing the protein MALKWVDSLDIALALIDEHPEVDPAQLHFPELMQWVIALEEFDDDPNRCGERILEAIQQAWIDEAD; encoded by the coding sequence ATGGCACTGAAATGGGTAGACTCACTTGATATTGCCTTAGCCTTAATTGACGAACATCCAGAGGTTGATCCAGCGCAACTGCATTTTCCTGAATTAATGCAGTGGGTGATTGCTTTAGAAGAGTTCGATGATGACCCAAACCGTTGTGGAGAGCGTATCCTCGAAGCTATTCAACAAGCTTGGATTGATGAAGCTGACTGA